Proteins from a genomic interval of Zingiber officinale cultivar Zhangliang chromosome 2A, Zo_v1.1, whole genome shotgun sequence:
- the LOC122042190 gene encoding auxin-responsive protein SAUR65-like, whose product MESKKSNKITDIVRLRQMIKKWKKLAVGSTSKMNASAAPTAGGGGGGGSKSIKFLKRKLSFSESNYSSSSSSGYSTSSSVPKGYLAVSVGVEQHRFVIPTEYLAHGAFASLLKEAEEEFGFGQEGVLRIPCEVGLFQGILKVVEKNKDCRCHVWYCSPEAEIPGGARQLPPKPVCR is encoded by the coding sequence ATGGAATCCAAGAAATCCAACAAGATCACTGACATTGTGCGGCTCCGGCAAATGATCAAGAAGTGGAAGAAGCTCGCAGTGGGGTCGACGTCCAAGATGAACGCCTCTGCTGCCCCCACTGCCGGTGGGGGCGGAGGCGGGGGCAGCAAGAGCATCAAGTTCCTGAAGAGGAAGCTGTCCTTCTCCGAGTCGaactattcttcttcttcctcttctggttATTCTACATCATCGTCGGTGCCGAAGGGGTACCTGGCGGTGAGCGTGGGGGTGGAGCAGCATCGGTTCGTGATCCCGACAGAGTACCTGGCGCACGGGGCGTTCGCGTCACTGCTGAAGGAGGCGGAGGAGGAGTTTGGGTTTGGCCAGGAAGGCGTGCTGCGGATCCCGTGCGAGGTGGGCCTGTTCCAGGGCATCCTGAAGGTGGTGGAGAAGAACAAGGACTGCCGATGCCATGTATGGTACTGCTCTCCGGAGGCCGAGATACCTGGTGGCGCTCGCCAGCTGCCGCCCAAGCCTGTGTGCAGATGA